One region of Triticum aestivum cultivar Chinese Spring chromosome 6B, IWGSC CS RefSeq v2.1, whole genome shotgun sequence genomic DNA includes:
- the LOC123133458 gene encoding uncharacterized protein yields the protein MSPAAAPLDDENLLSEILLRLPPLPSTLPRASLVCKRWRLLVSDILFFRRFREHHRHSPPLLGCFVEGDRCVSYTPTMDSPDRIPGERLSLQLIETCHSSVLGCRHGLVLISPDSRNHVLVWDPVTGDQHHIAFPPGFVGVANSIHGAVLRAAGEARHFQVILVGVGGEDKQHMRLLARVYSSEKGAWGPLISPLVPFEGYTTKGIFSMYVFGLSSVLVGNSLYWCLGGRSDAILEFDLERQSLAVIRVPPCLSKVDLLQFAVMRAEGGGLGLLSILGFTAQLWKRKTGFDGVASWGVATTIELDKLLSLNPEKERVQPLIEGLAEYNNVVLLTTGGDAVIMLQLESLQFKKFYETPNAFYHHQFESVYSAGTSIGGGHDGAEFLHST from the exons atgtctccggcggcggcgccgctcGACGACGAAAACCTACTCtcggagatcctcctccgcctccccccgCTGCCGTCCACCCTCCCCCGCGCCTCCCTCGTCTGCAAGCGCTGGCGCCTCCTCGTCTCCGACATCCTCTTTTTCCGCCGCTTCCGCGAGCACCACCGCCACAGCCCTCCCCTCCTCGGCTGCTTCGTCGAGGGCGACCGATGCGTCTCCTACACGCCCACCATGGATTCGCCCGACCGTATCCCCGGCGAGCGCCTCTCATTGCAGCTCATCGAAACCTGCCACTCCTCGGTCCTCGGCTGCCGCCACGGCCTCGTGCTCATCTCCCCCGATTCACGGAATCACGTCCTGGTGTGGGACCCCGTCACCGGCGATCAGCACCACATTGCTTTCCCCCCGGGGTTTGTCGGGGTCGCAAACTCGATCCACGGGGCGGTGCTTCGTGCCGCCGGCGAGGCCCGCCACTTCCAGGTGATCTTGGTAGGGGTTGGCGGGGAAGACAAGCAACATATGCGATTGCTCGCCCGCGTTTACTCGTCGGAGAAAGGCGCCTGGGGTCCTCTCATCTCACCACTGGTTCCATTTGAGGGATATACTACGAAGGGTATTTTCAGCATGTATGTTTTCGGCTTGTCGTCTGTGCTGGTTGGGAATTCCCTTTACTGGTGTCTTGGTGGGCGTTCGGATGCAATTCTCGAGTTTGATTTGGAGAGGCAGAGCCTAGCTGTGATCCGAGTACCACCGTGTCTGTCTAAAGTGGACCTTCTCCAATTCGCGGTTATGCGGGCAGAGGGTGGTGGACTGGGATTACTCTCCATATTAGGCTTCACCGCCCAATTATGGAAGAGAAAGACTGGTTTTGATGGTGTTGCATCATGGGGGGTGGCAACAACTATTGAACTGGACAAGCTACTTTCCCTGAATCCAGAGAAGGAGAGAGTGCAACCCCTGATAGAAGGGCTTGCCGAGTACAATAATGTGGTTCTCCTGACTACAGGTGGTGATGCTGTCATCATGCTGCAGCTTGAGTCACTGCAATTCAAGAAATTTTATGAGACTCCCAACGCATTTTATCATCATCAATTCGAAAGTGTGTATTCTGCAG GGACAAGCATTGGTGGTGGACATGATGGAGCTGAATTTTTGCACAGTACATAA